From Nycticebus coucang isolate mNycCou1 chromosome 6, mNycCou1.pri, whole genome shotgun sequence, the proteins below share one genomic window:
- the LOC128588195 gene encoding 60S ribosomal protein L38-like, with the protein MPQKVEEIKDFLLTARQKDAKSDKIKKNKDNVIFKVQCGRYLYTLVITDKEQAEELKQSLP; encoded by the coding sequence ATGCCTCAGAAAGTTGAGGAAATCAAGGACTTTCTACTCACAGCCAGGCAAAAAGATGCCAAGTCTGACAAgatcaagaaaaataaggataacGTGATCTTTAAAGTTCAATGCGGTAGATACCTGTATACCTTGGTCATCACAGACAAAGAGCAGGCGGAGGAACTGAAGCAGTCTCTGCCCTGA